The following are encoded together in the Trichocoleus sp. FACHB-46 genome:
- a CDS encoding IS1 family transposase (programmed frameshift): MECRLCGHPTTHKHGKAPNGTQRYFCPHCQQKFNERFDTLYYHRQVTPEQIRQVLQAHSEGSSLKGVSRITGLAYNTVVSIVRAASQQAQLVHNAQVQAVQTQEVSTDELWCFVKKQKQCLLDELEVRDCWIGMSLTDSSGLILAARVGKYTDELIDELVVSSEGKTACKRWNSDDWGGYKRVLPPEILHHIGKDKTQCLERTNGIVRQQTGRWYRRQNKFGKVWEQTTVTTRIVVTYFNWIWQHSRLKTTATQRAGLTLQPWTWHDLITYRTII, translated from the exons ATGGAATGCCGTCTCTGTGGTCATCCCACTACACACAAACACGGTAAAGCTCCCAACGGCACTCAACGCTATTTCTGCCCGCACTGCCAGCAAAAGTTTAACGAACGGTTTGACACCTTGTACTACCATCGCCAAGTCACGCCCGAACAGATTCGGCAGGTTTTACAAGCACATAGCGAAGGTAGCAGCCTGAAGGGAGTTAGCCGCATCACGGGACTTGCGTATAACACGGTTGTTAGTATTGTTCGTGCCGCTAGTCAGCAAGCACAATTGGTTCATAACGCTCAAGTTCAAGCAGTGCAAACCCAGGAAGTGAGTACTGATGAACTATGGTGTTTTGTT AAAAAACAGAAGCAGTGCCTCCTAGATGAGTTAGAGGTTAGAGACTGTTGGATTGGAATGAGTCTGACGGATTCAAGTGGACTGATTTTGGCAGCACGTGTGGGAAAATATACGGATGAATTGATTGACGAACTAGTCGTTAGTAGCGAGGGAAAGACTGCCTGTAAACGCTGGAATAGTGATGATTGGGGAGGTTACAAACGAGTACTACCACCAGAGATTCTCCACCACATTGGCAAAGACAAAACACAATGCTTAGAGAGGACCAATGGCATTGTTAGACAACAAACGGGACGTTGGTACCGCAGACAGAACAAGTTTGGCAAGGTGTGGGAGCAAACCACGGTAACGACGCGGATAGTCGTGACTTACTTCAACTGGATTTGGCAGCATAGCCGATTGAAGACGACCGCCACTCAACGAGCAGGATTAACGCTACAGCCCTGGACTTGGCATGATCTCATTACCTATCGCACTATTATTTAA
- a CDS encoding serine hydrolase, producing the protein MTTAQTILSDHEILAILQQRIHQEKQNVGIVVGVIDESGNRIVAQGKRDQTNSYPVDGNTLFKIGSITKVFTTLVLANLVEQGALDLGDRISTLLPDAVKAPTRKGQEISLLHLATHTSGLPCLPGNFAPADMSNPYVDYSVEQLYAFLSSYQLPRDIGSQYEYSNLGTGLLGHLLCLKTGMNYETLIKTQITQPLQMHDTGIQLTVEQQARFATGHNTLAQPVPYWDLPTLAGALRSTANDLLKFLAANLQLVSSSLNAIFQKTHGVQAQTGIPGMAIALGWHVLNHHETEIIFHDGDTGGFRSFLGFVKQKRFGVVVLSNSENDVNDIGLHLLEPRYPLAEHHPPKKRQAIPVDPNLFDAYVGCYELAPDFILAVTKEHDRLYAQATGQSQVELFAETETQFFITEVDAQITFIRDPQGPVEHLILHQAGQEITAPKLNRDTEL; encoded by the coding sequence ATGACAACAGCTCAAACAATTCTGTCAGATCACGAAATTTTAGCCATTTTGCAGCAACGTATTCATCAAGAGAAACAGAATGTTGGTATTGTCGTAGGAGTCATTGATGAGAGTGGTAACCGTATCGTTGCACAGGGCAAGCGAGATCAGACAAATTCCTACCCGGTGGATGGAAATACCCTGTTTAAAATTGGCTCCATTACCAAAGTATTTACAACGCTAGTGCTGGCAAACCTGGTGGAGCAAGGTGCTCTCGACCTAGGCGATCGCATCTCTACACTGCTGCCTGATGCTGTGAAAGCACCCACTCGTAAGGGTCAAGAAATTTCCTTATTGCATTTAGCAACGCATACCTCCGGGTTGCCCTGTTTACCCGGTAACTTTGCCCCAGCAGATATGAGTAATCCCTATGTCGATTACTCCGTCGAACAGTTGTATGCGTTTTTATCTAGCTATCAATTGCCACGAGATATTGGCAGTCAGTACGAATATTCAAATCTAGGCACAGGTTTGCTGGGGCATCTTCTATGCCTTAAAACAGGCATGAATTACGAAACCCTCATTAAAACCCAGATTACTCAACCGCTGCAAATGCATGATACGGGCATTCAACTGACGGTTGAGCAACAGGCTCGCTTTGCAACTGGACATAACACCCTGGCTCAGCCCGTGCCTTATTGGGATTTGCCAACCCTGGCAGGAGCATTGCGATCGACCGCAAACGATTTACTCAAGTTCTTGGCAGCAAATTTGCAACTGGTATCTTCCTCGTTAAATGCAATCTTTCAGAAAACCCATGGGGTTCAGGCGCAAACGGGAATACCCGGAATGGCGATCGCGCTGGGCTGGCATGTTTTGAATCACCATGAGACAGAAATCATCTTCCATGACGGGGACACCGGTGGATTTCGCAGCTTTTTAGGCTTTGTGAAACAGAAGCGATTCGGGGTTGTGGTGCTATCGAATTCAGAGAATGATGTCAATGATATTGGCTTGCATCTGTTAGAACCCCGTTATCCCCTGGCTGAACATCATCCACCTAAAAAACGTCAGGCAATCCCTGTTGATCCCAACCTGTTTGATGCGTATGTAGGATGCTATGAACTCGCTCCAGACTTTATTCTCGCCGTTACCAAAGAACACGACCGACTCTACGCTCAAGCCACGGGGCAATCTCAGGTTGAGTTATTTGCAGAAACAGAGACTCAATTTTTTATTACCGAAGTCGATGCTCAAATTACCTTCATTCGAGATCCGCAAGGTCCTGTGGAGCACTTGATTCTGCATCAGGCAGGACAAGAAATCACAGCCCCAAAATTGAATCGTGATACAGAGTTGTAA